cgaggtctagtcggaggctcagaggggatagagccttctctgttgctgctccggcactctggaacaccctgccgttgcacatcagacaggccccctcactgtccatcttcaaatccagtgttaaaacacatttgtactccctggcttttgaccatgcctgaggctttgcttctgtttgtggtgtttttgatgtttctttattttacatgtcttttcctactatttcttttgattgttatttttggtgtgtattaacgtttttgtcaatgattagtgatgtacagcactttgttgcagctatgtttgtttttaaagtgctctatacataaaattattattattattatgatgcaGCCGGGGAGGAGGGAATGGATCTTTAATGATTGAGCCGGTTGCATTACTGTTAATGCAATGACCCCGGAACTGGTTCGCTGGAAGGAGACACAGTGGGAGTGTAGGAGGGGGAGCATGCACACTCGCTAACCTTCATGGCTGTAGCCCGCTTGTACCTGCACCTCCCCACTCGCCATGTGCCCCGCGGCGGCTGGCTAGAGCTGAGCCGCTCCCTTTGTGTCGGAGCGCTGGAGTCCTGGTCCCCGTCCTCTACCGCTACCGCTACAGACCGGCGCCGCTACTCTGAGGCATCCATGGGCACTGAAGCCGAGCTAAACAGGTCCAGGTCCAGTCCAGCCCCGACAGACCGAAACTCACCAGGATATCAGTGGAAGGAAACatcggtaaaaaaaaaaaacacacacacgagCACAGTCTATAACGCGAGAAATTGGACACGTTTTGTGTTTCAGGCGCAAGACAAAAtaagaatttaagaaggaactgcagatgctggaaaatcgaaggtagacaaaagtgctggagaaactcagcggcttccgctgagtttctccagcacttttgtctaccttcgattttccagcatctgcagttccttcttaaattctgCAAAATAAGAATTACCTTGAGAAATGAGCGTTTGCGTTACTTTGCTTACTTCCACAGGGTCAGTTTGCCAACTTGATTGTCATGGATAATATAAGGGTCTGTTTGCGTGATGTAATTCTATTATtattgtctggcctgctgagttacaaaGGGCTTGAaacctccttctctccagagatgctgcctgtcctgctgagttgttactccagcattttgtgtcgattatATCTTcaatcttaaatctatgtcctctggtccttgaatcCCCCAACCCTGGGTAATCCCCCAAccctggaagggtttcggcccgaaacgttgcctatttccttcgctccatagatgctgctgcacccgctgagtttctccagcttttttgtgtaccctgggtAAAACACTCTGTGTTTTCccccctatctattcccatcatgaatGTGGGAATGGAATGGggaatttctctgcctcagagggtagtggaggcaggttctctggatgctttcaagagagagctagatagggctcttaaagattgcggagtcaggggatatggggagaaggcaggaacggggtaatgagtggggatgatcagccgtgatcacattgaatggtggtgctggctcgaaggaccgaatggcctactcctgcgcctattgtccattgtctgtgatcctatacagaagatagacacaaaaagctggagtaactcagcaggacaggcagcatctctggggagaaggaatggatgacttttctggtcgagacccttcttcagattctatacacctctataaggtcacaacCTCATCTCCTGCGTCCCAAGAAataataaagtctgaagaagggtttcagcccgaaacgttgcctatttccttcgctccatagatgctgccgcacccgctgagtttctccagcttttttgtgtaccttcgattttccaccatctgcagttccttcttaaacaaataccaagaaactgtctgaagaagggtttcggcccgaaacccttcttcagatgctgctgcagaaataggcaacgtttcggcccgaaacccttcttcagactgaaggaaataggcaacatttcggcccgaaacccttcttcagactgaaggaaataggcaacgtttcggcccgaaacccttcttcagactgaaggaaataggcaacgtttcggcccgaaacccttcttcagactgaaggaaataggcaacgtttcgggccgaaacccttccgggtttcggcccgaaacgttgcctatttccttcgctccataggtgctgctgcacccgctgagtttctccagcttttttgtgtacctaccaagaAATTATGTTCCTTTCCTGCCCACTCCACTCTCTCTTcaaatagctcaggccctggcgttgtggcaacatcctcgtaaatcctcctGGCTAACAACATCATACAGAAAaaaagtttctatgtttcagtttttGTTATCAGTTTTGTATCGGCTCGCTCTGAATGTAACCGTCCTTCAAACCCCACTGTTTGTTCAGCCTAATTTGTTGCAAGTTGAGAATACAAAGTAACACAATTGTAACACGTACGTTGCAACTGTGTAGCCGGTGATCTGTCCTTAGTATCAATCCCGTATGGTTTGGAGGAAgtcttctgtaggaaggaactgcagatgctggattaaaccgaagatagaaacaaaaatgctggagtaactcagcgggacaggcagcatctctggagagaaggaatgggtgatgtttgggtcaaggcccttcttcagacttcagatagTGCGGAGCCACAAACTCAGCCTAAATAAGCTGCTAAACTGATGTGGAGAaaggtatctttcattcatttgttctatgtggaCTTTGTGCCTCAGAATTTTTGAAAATTTGCCtcagaaacccggaagggtttcggcccgaaacgttgcctatttccttcagtctgaagaagggtttcgggccgaaacgttgcctatttctgcagcagcatctatggagcaaaggaaataggcaacgtttcgggccgaaacccttcttcacatcagatgttttggtgttgaatttcttcttgaatgctatgttgtattttgatTAGTGTGCTgtaaggacatctgaatttcccctgaataaggggattaataaagtctaatctaatctaatatcactgtctctatctctcgttttcctttatcctgacactcagtctgatgaagggtctcgaccccaaacggaggcaggtgggacatgttggccgatggccggtatgggcatgttgggctgaagggcctgactcaatgacccgaaacgtcacccattcctttttctccagagatgctgcctgacccgctgagttactccagctttttgtgtcagcgTTAAGGTGATTTTGAACGCGGCTTTAAACTTGAACCCTGTTTTCTGCTCCGATCTAGCGGTCGGGAAGTCCACCTTTGCGAAGCTGTTGCAGAGGATAGATGGCAATCAGTGGGAGGTGGTTCCCGAGCCCATTGCCAAATGGTGCAACATCCCGACTCCCAGCGGCAACCAGGTGGGTCCCATCAAAGtcaatgtttccactcgtgggagagtctaggactagaggtcacagcctcagaattaaaggacgttctttcaggaaggaaatgaggagaaatgtctctagtcagagggtggtgaatctgtggaattctttgccacagaaagctgcggaggccaaggcagtggatatttgtaaggcagatttcgattgatttttgattagtacaagtatcaggggttacggggagaaggcaggagaatggggttgggaggaagagatagatcagccatgattgaatggcagaatagacttgatgggcggaatggcctaattctgctcctgttacaTGACCTTCTAAGCAAAattggtgggtggggggttgaggtgggggggggggggaggagatggtggGGGGGTTGAAGGTtttgggggggaaggagggggggggggggggttgagggttgGGGTGGGctgacagtgcaagagacccgggttcgatcctgactacgggttccgtctgtacggagtttgtacatcggCTTGGTAtatatgcaaattgtccctgctgtgtgtgggatagtattagtgtgcggtgatcattggtcagcgcggattcaatgggccgaagggcctgattctgcgctgtattcCTAAAGATAAAAATGAGTCGACGGCCTTTCACTTGGAGAGGCTGCTTATTTATCTGCAGGTGTCGAGCTGAGTCCTAATGGCTGCAGTGGATCCACTTCAATAACCACCGCTCCTTATCCCACAGGTAGAGGCCACACAGAAGAGTGTGGGAAACCTGCTGCAGATGATGTACGAGGACTCTCACCGCTGGTCCTACACCTTCCAGTCTCACTCCTGTATGAGCCGCATCAAGGCCCACCTGGCCCCGCTCTCACCCAAGCTCCTGAGGGCTGAAGACCCCGTACAGATATTCGAGCGATCTGTGTACAGTGACAGgtaaccaccgtgccaccatggtCGATGATGCCTCTTGCATTCGTCAAGGTACGGGATGGAACGTAAATCACAACCAAGTTCTATCCTGATGTTCTTGCCTCGTTTACAGgctgattgctgggatgtcaggacttccatatgaagaaagactggatagactcggcttgtactcgctagaatttagaagattgatgggggatcttatagaaacttacaaaattcgtaagcggttggacaggctggatgcaggaagattgttcccgatgttggggaagtccagaactaggggtcacacagtttaaggataaaggggaaatcttttaggaccgagatgagaaaatcattttttacacagagagtggtgaatctgtggaattctgtgccacagagggtagttgaggccacacagttcattggctggatttaagagggagttagatgtggcccttgtggctaaagggatcagggggtatggagagaaggcagggatgggatactgagttggatgatcagccatgatcatgttgaatggcggtgcaggctcgaagggccgaatggccacatggtcacagggagaacgtacaaactccatacagacagcacccgtgttcaggatcgaacccaggtctctggcgccgtgagtgcagcaactctaccgcttcaccACCCACCATCCTCCAGCAATCGTGtctgaaaattgaaaattgtctgcagatgctgggttgatCGCGCTGAGAGATAGACAAACACAAAGAATAATTCCAGTAACTCAGACGGCCTTCACACTAAGGCAACAATTTACATTTGCTTTGGATTAAATTAGCAGAAGGAACTGGGTGACGTTCTAATCGGAGCACTCACGTCTGAGGCAGGGGAATCTCAAAacaaaactggaggaactcagcgggtcacccattccttggaagaactccagagatgctgcatgtccctacatcagtctgaagaagggttttggcccgaaacgttgcctatttccttcgctccatagatgctgctgcactcgctgagtttctccagcatttttgtctaccttggattttccagcatctgcacagttagaaacatagaaacatagaaattaggtgcaggagtaggccattcggcccttcgagccagcaccccgtcacaatgtacaaactccatccattcAGATgatgcatggctgatcatcgaactcaatGTAGTCCCGTGGGACAggctgccttctctcccataccccctgatgacTTAGCCACGTCCTGAAGGGGGTCACATCTAAAActccccatccttctctccatagatgccaatgaactggcctcaactaccctctgtggcagagagttccagagatttgccCACTCTCTGTGCACAGAAAAAAAATTAGGTGCTTCTCATCTCGAGCCTTTCAAtaaatggatgatcatccccttaTCCGTCCTTAAGGGATAAATACCCCCTGAACTCccagcacaagggccacatttaactccttaagttccttcttaaacacatagatgctgcctgtcccgctgagttactccagcattttgtgtctaagctccagcaatttgtgacttGTGGAGGATTTATTTTTACCCTTTTATTTTGCAGGTACATATTTGCTTCCAGTCTTTATGATTTGGGTTGCTTGAATGCCACCGAATGGGCCATCTATCAAGACTGGCACACATTTCTGCTCAATCAGTTTGGTGCTCGGATTGCTCTGGAGGGAATCATCTATCTTCAAGCCTCCCCAGAGGTGAGAGGCAGTGGTTTCACTGGACTGACTGATGCATTCAAAtcttggtgacgtttcggaacgtTGTGCCCGCCTCCGGATGTACTGGtaaattccactttctcatcattTCCCGCAGAAATGTTTGGAGCGACTTCAACAAAGGGGGAGAGATGAAGAGAGGGATATCCAGCTGGATTATCTGGAGAAGCTGAACTCGCAGCATGAGAACTGGCTTGTGAAGAATTCCACCAAGTGAGTGAAGTATTTTGGATTCCCATTGACCTTGGAGACCATCAAACGCCTTCGCTCAGTCAgcctagacctacctgatctcccactttaactccccctcccattcccacactgacctttctgtccggagcctcctccattgtcagagtgaggcccagcacaaattggaggaacagcacctcatatttcgcttggtagtTTACcccccccagcagtatgaacattgacttctccaattcacGTAACCCTCAAATCCCCTCTCAgtacatccctcccccacccaactaacgatgtcagctgctctacattggtgagaccaagcgtaggcttggcgatccttttcgccgaacacctctgctcggtttacattaaccaacctgatgtcccggtggctcagcacttcaactccccctcccattctgaatccgacctctcggtcctgggcctcctccatggccagagtgagcaccactggaaattggaggagcagcacctcgtattccgcttgggcagtctgcaccctagcggcataaatattgaattctccaatttccagtagcccttgctatctcctccacTTCCTCAACCCGCGGGCTCCtcatcctcctttttcctttcttctccctgccccccccccccccccccccccccccccccacatcagtctgaagaattgtttgtaggttaattgggttggtggtGCAAGTGTAATttgctccctagtgtgtgtaggatagtgttaatgtgcggggatcgctggtcgtcacggacctggtgggccgaagggcctgtttccatgctgtatctctaaactaaataaacgaaACAGcattggattaactcagtgggtcaggcaggatctctggagaatatgggtgggtgacatctgaagaaggtaTCTTTCTTTAGTTGTTAATGTGTCTGGAGATGAACATGACAACAAaatacagagagtacagaggagatttactagaatgttgcctgggtttcaacaactaagttacagagatggggaataagttaggtctttattctctggagcgcagaaggttaagggggggacttgatagaggagtttaaaatgatgagagggatagacagagttgatgtggacaagctgagGGACagcagaatagggaagattcaaacaagaggacatgacttcagaattaagggacagaagtttaggggtaatatgagggggacttctttacgcagagagtggtagctgtgtggaatgagcttccagtggaagtggtggaggcaggttcattggtatcatttaaaaataaattggataggcatatggatgagaagggaatggagggttatggtatgagtgcaggcaggtgggactaaggggaaaaaaatttgttcggcatggacttgtcgggccgagatggcctgtttccgtgctgtaattgttatatggttatatgatgcaaGAAAATACACAATAGTTTCTGAGGGTTTAAAATAGAATAAGGGTTTTatttggatggggatttagtttagtttagagatacagcacggaaacaggccattcggcccaccgagtccacgccgaccagcgatccccgcgaactaacactctcctacacagaTGAGGgacagcaaagccaattaacctacaaacctgcacgtctttggagtgtgggaggaaactgaagatctcggataaaacccacgcaggtcacggggagaacgtgcaaactccgtacagacagcgcccgtagtcaggatcgaaccctcgaCCTTAACTCCATctttcctccttctctccagacttcACTTTGACCATCTGAAGACCATGCCAGTGTTGGTGTTGAATGTGAATGAGGAGTTTGAGAATGATAAATCACGGCAGGAACTTCTACTGAAACAGGTGCAGTTCCGTCTCTCCCTTTGTCTCTTAACTCACTCCTTatagcacaaggaactgcagatgctggaatcctcagCAAAACACACAAAGTCTGGAAGAActcggtaggtcaggcagcatctgtggagggaatggacagacgacattttttTCAGACTGGTTGATCTGTCCCTGACTCAAACCTTACTCCTTTCATGGACACGAAGTGTGACCTCGTGGGTCAGGcattgtctctggagaaaaaggataggtggcgtttcagctcaggacccttcttcaggccaaatgtagaggggagggaactggagttaagaaaaggccagaacaaagcagggccggcaacagatgaccaagggaagggtggagcccacaatggtgcattgttggctggggaagggatgataattcctgggatggcgggactgtcatatgctgagagaatggagcagctgggcttgtacactgtggagttcagaaggatgagaagggatctcattgaaacatataagattgttaagggcttggacatgctagaggcaggaaacatattcccggtgttgggggagtccagaaccaggagccaccacagttgaagaataaggagtaagccatttagaacagagacaaggaaacattttttctcacagagagtggtgtgtctgtggaattctctgcctcagaggatggtggaggcaggttctctggatgctttcaagagagagctagacagggctcttaaaaatagtggagtcgggggatatggggagaaggcaggaacggggtactgattggggatgatcagccatgatcacattgaatggcggtgctggctcgaaggagtgGCGCgcgtgcacacagacacacagacacatacacacacacacacaacatatacacacacacacacaacatatatatacacacacacacacacacacatatatatacacacacacacacacatacatacataacatatatatacacacacacacacacacacacacacatatatacacacacacacacacacatctacacacacacacacacaacatatatacacacacacacacacacacacacacacacacacacacacacacacacatacacacatatacacacacacacacacacacacacacacatacacacacacacatatatatacacacacacacacacaacatatatatatatacacacacacacacatatatacacacacacacagaaacatatacacacacagacatatacacacacacacacacatacacacacaacacacgcacacCAATAATGTTAAGCGCTGCAGTATATTAGTGGATGTAACTTGCGTCATGTTGGCACTGTCTACCGTTGAGACATCCTGGTGCTGTGAACTTCAAATGCATCTTTTCTGATGAAGTGTGTCCTTTCTTTTCCTTTTGCAGGTGAAGAACTTTGTGAACACATTGAAGCTGGAGAAGTGAGGGCCAGTGGGCATACTTTGCAGCCACGAAGCTCGGGCCAGGAGAAGCTGTAGTCAGTAGTGTTAGTGCAGGGCAGGGCAGAAGTGCCTGGGTCTGGCAGTGGGCTGTGCAGAGTGTCTGCTCTGGCAACTCACCAATAGCACTTTTCACAGAACATGCTACCAATATGTTTGacgttcgaagaagggtctcgacccgacacgtcacccattccttctccccagagatgctgcctgacctctgggTCACTCCAGTGTTTAGTGTCCATCTACCAATATTGATATATTGAATAGTACCAATTCCACGATGGTTCACAACCCGTTCTAGCTCGCCATTATCTCCCATCACCTCTCCTGTAGATGTTATTCTCTACATTTGGGTCAATGGATTCAATAACCATCTGATGGCCTGTTTTTGCCCTGGTGAGTGGGAAGGAATTAAgaattgggaggggaggggaggggctcaTCCTCCATCCCATCAAGGTCTCTCAACTGACAGTGGCCAAAACACCATTGATGAACAGAAATCCATATATGAATAAACTACTTGTAGCTCAGGTTGGTCGGTGAGTTTCCTAATATTCGTACTGTGTGTACAGTTAATAATCGAGTGTATCAGCTTCAAGTCTCATCAAGTACAGAGGTTGTCGGAGCCATTTGAATGTGGTGCAGtcacggcagagttgctgccttacagcgccagagtcccgggttcgatcccgattacgggcgctgtctgtacggtgtttgtacgttctccccgtgacctgcgtgatcttcagtttcctctcacactacaaagacgtacaggttttgtaggttacttggctttgggtgaatgtaaaaattgtccctggtgggtgtaggatagtgttaatgtgcggggatcgctggtcggcgtggacccagtgttTCCAAGCAGTATCTCTAAAAAGAAAACTGTACCACTCACTGACACAATTTATGCACAGCTTTGGGATGTGGCGCGGAACCtggaggacccggaggaaacccacgctgtcacagggagaacgtgcaaactccgcacactgacacacacacacacacacaagcacagacgcgcacacacacacacacgcacagacacacacacacgcgcacacacacacacacacacacactgacacgcgcacacacacacacagacgcgcgcacacacacacacacagacgcacacgcacacacacacacacagacacgcgcacacacacgcacacacacacacacacacacacacacacacacacgcacacacacacacacgcacacacacacacacacacacacacacacacacacacacacacacacacacacacacacagacacacgcacacacacacacacacacacacacacacacacacacacacacacacacacacacacacacacacactgacacacacacacacacacacacgcgcgcacacacacacacacacactgacacacacacacacacacacactggcacacacacactcgcacacacacacacacaggcacacacacacacacacacacacacgcacacacacacacgcacacacacacacgcgcatatgcacacacacacacacaggcacacacacacacacacacacacacacacacacacacacacacacacacacacacacacacacacacacacaccacacacacacacacccccagacAATGCCCAAGGTGAAGATAGAACTGGGGACTCTGACACCATGAGGTAGCTGCTCTACCAGCAacgccaccctgccacccacaATGTACCTTCCAAATGGcccactcttcccctcttccctttGAATCCGTCATCGTCAGTGCTAGACTGCGTAGTCACAGAGTCATGAAGAACAAACGGCAGCAAAAGGACAACTCAATACGACTGCCCGTATAAAggcaagacatagaaacatagacaataggtgcaggagtaggccattcggcccttcgagcctgcaccgccattcaatatgatcatggctgatcatccaactcagtatccgtacctgccttctctccataccccctgatccctttagccacaagggccacatctaactccctcttaaatatagccaatgaactgtggcagaaggtagttgaggcagagaattccacagattcaccactctctgtgtaaaaaaaaaatgtttttctcatctcggtcctaaaatacttccctcttatccttaaactgtgtcccctagttctggactttcccaacatcgggaacaatcttcctgcatctagcctgtccaaccccttatgaattttttaagtttctataagatcccccctcaatcttctaaattctagcgagtacaagccgagtctatccagtctttcttcataacgaGAGTATGTTGGCTTTCTTCTCTGCTGTGAAACTTGTGGTTTCTAGACTGCCCCTTGTCCTGCTAATATCCTGAAATCTTTCAATCGCTATTTTGAACAAAATTAATGACTGCGCCCCTTCAACCACAAGCAGTCGAGAACCTCAAGTATTCACTCGACTCCAATTGAAGAGATTGATTTtctcattttgtgtctgtctacctttgagtttagtttagtttggttcagagatagagaatagtccacgttgaccatcaatGGGACGTTCACACATACAGGTTTGATGTTTCTAATCCAGGGAAATATAGAgcttgtagatggacacaaaatgctagagtaactcagcaggacagacgggcagcatctctggagagaaggaatgggtgagcaagggtctcgacccaaaacgtcacccattccttctctccagagttgctgcctgtcccggtgagttactccagctttttgtgtctatctttggttccttcctatacatttctcCAATGCTGTGTTTCTTTGAATGGTGACCAATAAACCCCAAGGCTATTAATTGTTTTCAAGTATCCTGTTAACAGCATGAAGAGTTGCGTGCTGTCAGAAGGTaactgatagtgtgtgtgtgtgcgcgcgcgtgtgagcgtgcgtgtgtgtgtgtcaaccCTGCTGCTCTTAAGTCATTGTGGGACACTCGTTATAATGTTATCTTTGCAACCCACAAAGGAAGCACATTTTCGAGGGATTGTGGCTGCTAATCCCAGCAGTGGAGGTCATAAATTAGACGTCCTGATGGAGGGTGTGGCGTATTTAGTGATGAATCTTATGCTGGGGCAAACAGTGGCCAACTAACCaccgtttagtttagtgatacagcacggaaacaggtcccatCGGCCAACACGAGTCCgcaccttggcgtgatatttgactcagcattgaaatttgacaaacaagtcaatgccgtggtaaaagccagcttcggacaatagctaaatagacaatagacaattcctccagtttgatgacctcggaaagatcatccacgcattcatctcctcccccctcgattactgcaactctctttacactggcatcagccaatcttccctgtcccgcctgcaactggtccaaaacgccgcagccagACTCCCGacggcacccgaaaaagggaccacatcaccccaattctggcc
Above is a window of Leucoraja erinacea ecotype New England chromosome 35, Leri_hhj_1, whole genome shotgun sequence DNA encoding:
- the LOC129713328 gene encoding LOW QUALITY PROTEIN: deoxycytidine kinase 2-like (The sequence of the model RefSeq protein was modified relative to this genomic sequence to represent the inferred CDS: inserted 1 base in 1 codon) — translated: MAVARLYLHLPTRHVPRGGWLELSRSLCVGALESWSPSSTATATDRRRYSEASMGTEAELNRSRSSPXPDRPKLTRISVEGNIAVGKSTFAKLLQRIDGNQWEVVPEPIAKWCNIPTPSGNQVEATQKSVGNLLQMMYEDSHRWSYTFQSHSCMSRIKAHLAPLSPKLLRAEDPVQIFERSVYSDRYIFASSLYDLGCLNATEWAIYQDWHTFLLNQFGARIALEGIIYLQASPEKCLERLQQRGRDEERDIQLDYLEKLNSQHENWLVKNSTKLHFDHLKTMPVLVLNVNEEFENDKSRQELLLKQVKNFVNTLKLEK